A window from Pseudoliparis swirei isolate HS2019 ecotype Mariana Trench chromosome 17, NWPU_hadal_v1, whole genome shotgun sequence encodes these proteins:
- the LOC130207105 gene encoding uncharacterized protein LOC130207105 isoform X2 → MFDDAISAKFLEKWPTIYKQKVLEQSRGLTQSDDLQYLVQTAESTTEVESGWDSDMSSILILVHLLPPSPQGRKRPGKLSARQASEYLVKFIETGTSIQGHLDGIADSLQPYLLAVGTQRNVIHKYFIVIDKHAISCKSSGSLACFDELFKAHFVFGTSYNHDLVNVYNFLQTTIYEIDIDTTKVNPRVAELRARMLR, encoded by the exons ATGTTTGATGATGCCATCTCTGCAAAGTTCCTGGAGAAGTGGCCCACAATTTACAAGCAAAAAGTCCTTGAACAAAGCCGTGGTCTCACACAGTCAGATGATCTGCAGTACCTCGTCCAGACTGCTGAATCCACAACAGAAGTCGAAAGTG GATGGGACAGTGACATGTCGTCCATTTTGATCCTTGTGCACCTGCTGCCACCGTCACCTCAAGGCCGCAAGAGACCAGGAAAGCTCTCCGCCAGACAAGCCAGTGAGTATCTTGTGAAGTTCATCGAG ACAGGGACCAGCATCCAGGGGCATCTCGATGGAATCGCAGACAGCCTTCAACCATACCTGCTTGCTGTGGGAACTCAGAGGAATGTGATTCACAAGTACTTCATTGTCATTGACAAACATGCAATATCTTGTAAGTCATCTGGCTCTCTTGCTTGTTTTGATGAGCTTTTCAAAGCTCACTTTGTCTTTGGCACTTCGTACAACCACGATCTCGTCAATGTGTACAACTTCCTTCAGACAACCATTTATGAAATCGATATTGATACAACCAAGGTGAATCCTAGAGTTGCAGAGTTGAGGGCTCGGATGCTGCGTTGA
- the LOC130207105 gene encoding uncharacterized protein LOC130207105 isoform X1, protein MEKKKGERYPSVTVCVQIEQDFTLMFDDAISAKFLEKWPTIYKQKVLEQSRGLTQSDDLQYLVQTAESTTEVESGWDSDMSSILILVHLLPPSPQGRKRPGKLSARQASEYLVKFIETGTSIQGHLDGIADSLQPYLLAVGTQRNVIHKYFIVIDKHAISCKSSGSLACFDELFKAHFVFGTSYNHDLVNVYNFLQTTIYEIDIDTTKVNPRVAELRARMLR, encoded by the exons atggaaaaaaaaaagggagagcgATATCCGAGCGTCACAGTGTGCGTGCAG ATTGAGCAAGATTTTACTTTGATGTTTGATGATGCCATCTCTGCAAAGTTCCTGGAGAAGTGGCCCACAATTTACAAGCAAAAAGTCCTTGAACAAAGCCGTGGTCTCACACAGTCAGATGATCTGCAGTACCTCGTCCAGACTGCTGAATCCACAACAGAAGTCGAAAGTG GATGGGACAGTGACATGTCGTCCATTTTGATCCTTGTGCACCTGCTGCCACCGTCACCTCAAGGCCGCAAGAGACCAGGAAAGCTCTCCGCCAGACAAGCCAGTGAGTATCTTGTGAAGTTCATCGAG ACAGGGACCAGCATCCAGGGGCATCTCGATGGAATCGCAGACAGCCTTCAACCATACCTGCTTGCTGTGGGAACTCAGAGGAATGTGATTCACAAGTACTTCATTGTCATTGACAAACATGCAATATCTTGTAAGTCATCTGGCTCTCTTGCTTGTTTTGATGAGCTTTTCAAAGCTCACTTTGTCTTTGGCACTTCGTACAACCACGATCTCGTCAATGTGTACAACTTCCTTCAGACAACCATTTATGAAATCGATATTGATACAACCAAGGTGAATCCTAGAGTTGCAGAGTTGAGGGCTCGGATGCTGCGTTGA